In one window of Culicoides brevitarsis isolate CSIRO-B50_1 unplaced genomic scaffold, AGI_CSIRO_Cbre_v1 contig_14, whole genome shotgun sequence DNA:
- the LOC134836315 gene encoding uncharacterized protein LOC134836315, which translates to MSVAAVAIKLPEFWEEDPETWFIEAESQFTLANVVLDATKYHHIVKHITSKSTINVVWDIISNPPAQNKYEAIKQRLTSVFGSTLQTRVERLFSSQIGEMKPSQYLFHLKRLSFNTGLTDDALKTIFLKGLPSHMSSVLAIINQPLSEIAQYGDVMIKNEPVVNEVSQRDEKYEQLQQQIEHLTAAVKNLKPYHKNKPFVRPSNRSSSSDICWYHSEYGKNARKCNRPCRFSKN; encoded by the coding sequence ATGAGTGTCGCCGCCGTTGCCATCAAGCTCCCGGAATTTTGGGAGGAAGACCCGGAAACGTGGTTCATCGAAGCCGAAAGTCAATTTACCTTGGCTAACGTCGTACTGGATGCAACCAAATATCATCATATCGTCAAGCATATCACCTCAAAATCGACTATAAACGTTGTCTGGGATATTATTTCCAACCCTCCGGCACAGAATAAATATGAAGCGATTAAACAGAGACTGACAAGCGTTTTTGGATCTACGCTCCAGACGCGCGTTGAACGATTATTTTCATCTCAAATCGGTGAAATGAAGCCCTCAcagtatttatttcatttaaaacgaTTATCGTTCAACACTGGATTGACTGATGATGCcctaaaaacaatatttttgaaggGTTTGCCATCTCATATGAGCTCCGTTCTTGCGATAATTAATCAGCCCTTGTCAGAAATTGCTCAATATGGTGATGTAATGATTAAAAACGAACCTGTGGTCAACGAAGTGAGTCAACGCGACGAAAAATACGAACAACTTCAGCAACAAATCGAGCATCTAACTGCTGCTGTAAAAAATCTCAAGCCGTATCACAAGAACAAGCCGTTTGTTCGACCGTCAAATCGATCATCGTCGTCAGATATTTGTTGGTATCACTCCGAATATGGAAAAAATGCACGTAAATGTAATCGCCCGTGCCGATTCTCAAAAAACTGA